A window from Culex pipiens pallens isolate TS chromosome 3, TS_CPP_V2, whole genome shotgun sequence encodes these proteins:
- the LOC120416574 gene encoding ankyrin repeat and MYND domain-containing protein 2 produces MSATEEKPAAKEQQQQKPKVVLTADQQQIFDRISKNEVSELKLVLGQFKQSVDFVDENGMTPLQHAAYKGNKEAVQLLLDQGADVNSGKHEYNYTALHFGALSGSVDVCVKLLLAGANPNAVNSVGRTASQMAAFVANHQVVATINNFVPVKEVEHFTKSPASDPLLPVVHLEGFHKFVMQINIHPVRIALNLQKYGLFGEDLKRLKKALDEMMEREMKRRTEVNEVMAFKFHYLGYFLNEIAKCRDYFLARKDKADKEGTGAKDQKSLDFVELFAKRVLKLGKDGSLEYIEATIRECVREFPFRECTIFRQVVTQLASKENPACALEIIKAAINGQRGFQDTISFCSSCGEEKPDKKCSKCKEVQYCDRECQRLHWFMHKKVCARPVAPTAGAQGQPGGKDAKKEIDSAEISEQLQKLVAS; encoded by the exons ATGTCCGCGACCGAGGAGAAACCGGCGGccaaggagcagcagcagcagaaaccgAAGGTGGTTCTGACGGCGGATCAGCAACAGATTTTCGACCGGATCTCGAAGAACGAAGTGAGTGAGTTGAAGCTGGTTCTTGGGCAGTTCAAGCAGAGTGTGGACTTTGTGGACGAGAATGGGATGACTCCGCTGCAGCACGCTGCTTATAAGGGGAACAAGGAAGCCGTGCAGCTGCTGCTGGACCAGGGCGCGGACGTGAATTCCGGCAAGCACGAGTACAACTACACGGCGCTGCACTTTGGAGCGCTGTCCGGAAGTGTGGACGTGTGCGTGAAGCTGCTGCTGGCTGGGGCTAATCCGAACGCGGTCAATTCGGTGGGCAGGACGGCGTCCCAGATGGCGGCGTTTGTAGCGAATCATCAGGTCGTGGCCACGATCAACAACTTCGTTCCGGTGAAGGAGGTGGAGCACTTTACGAAGAGCCCGGCGAGCGATCCGTTGCTGCCGGTGGTGCACCTCGAGGGCTTCCACAAGTTTGTGATGCAGATCAACATTCACCCGGTGCGAATCGCGTTGAATCTGCAAAAGTACGGACTATTTGGGGAGGATTTGAAGCGGCTTAAAAAGGCGCTGGATGAGATGATGGAGCGGGAGATGAAGCGCCGGACCGAGGTCAACGAGGTGATGGCGTTCAAGTTCCACTATTTGGGATACTTTTTGAACGAGATCGCCAAGTGCCGGGACTACTTTTTGGCCCGAAAGGACAAGGCCGACAAGGAGGGAACGGGCGCCAAGGACCAAAAGAGCTTGGACTTTGTAGAGCTGTTTGCAAAGCGAGTGCTCAAGTTGG GCAAGGACGGCTCCCTCGAGTACATCGAGGCGACGATCCGCGAGTGCGTGCGCGAGTTCCCGTTCCGAGAGTGCACCATCTTCCGCCAGGTGGTGACGCAGCTCGCGAGCAAGGAAAATCCGGCGTGCGCCCTCGAGATCATCAAAGCGGCCATCAACGGGCAGCGTGGCTTCCAGGACACGATTTCCTTCTGCAGCTCGTGCGGCGAGGAAAAGCCCGACAAAAAGTGCTCCAAGTGCAAGGAGGTGCAATACTGTGACCGCGAGTGCCAGCGGCTGCACTGGTTCATGCACAAGAAGGTCTGTGCCCGGCCGGTGGCGCCCACGGCTGGCGCGCAGGGGCAACCCGGCGGCAAGGATGCCAAGAAGGAGATTGATTCGGCCGAAATCAGCGAGCAGCTGCAAAAGCTCGTCGCGAGTTAA